The window CTGCTCGAGTCCTGGGAGCGTGACCGCGTCATCGCGCTGGTGACCGCGTTGAACCGCCAGTGTGCCGAGATGAACGTCTCGAGTCATCACCACATGGACCCAGAGGCCCATACGGAAGAGACAGTTGAGATGTTTCGGCCGCTGTACGATGTCGTGTACGAGTACCTCCCGGACCACGGCTGGACCGTCACGGCGTCGAAAGGCGCAGAGAAGACGCCGACGTTTCGGGACACCGTCACCCCACCCGGCGGCGTCAAGAAGGGCGACCCGGAGGAACCCGAAACGATTCCGATACCGTACTCGTTTGATCAGGTGCTGGAGCTGATCTCCGCTCCACGCCGACGCAGTCTCCTGTATCACCTGAAAGACCGGTCTGAAACCGAGGTTCCACTTGATGACCTCGTCGACCGCGTCTATGAACGCGAGAAGGCTATCCCAGCCAGAACGACGCCCAAATCACGTGACGAGGTGGGCGTGTCGCTGGCACACAACCACCTGCCGCGGCTGGACGATCTTGGGATTCTCTCGTACGAGACAGCGGACAATACCGTTGAGTACTACGCCAATCCCGCGTTGGAGTCCGTGATTCAGTACGTCGAACGCCTCGAACTCGGCTAGTACCGGCCCGGACCCACTCATTTATGTCACCGCTGCTGGCATAGCCCGGTATGGACGAA of the Haloarcula rubripromontorii genome contains:
- a CDS encoding DUF7504 family protein, producing the protein MNSGSGTVDQPLKEASSVLVLARDSSDAEREGCAGFLAEQGASESKAICVTVTESPDSRLSLWQQHLDDEMPEEAIIVDAGSELPANSQAAASGAFPSLTLDTLPATVAPIDIGATVSRHLGRLEQADAPLLLCLHSITGLLESWERDRVIALVTALNRQCAEMNVSSHHHMDPEAHTEETVEMFRPLYDVVYEYLPDHGWTVTASKGAEKTPTFRDTVTPPGGVKKGDPEEPETIPIPYSFDQVLELISAPRRRSLLYHLKDRSETEVPLDDLVDRVYEREKAIPARTTPKSRDEVGVSLAHNHLPRLDDLGILSYETADNTVEYYANPALESVIQYVERLELG